A genomic window from Candidatus Obscuribacter sp. includes:
- a CDS encoding hemerythrin domain-containing protein, producing the protein MDQPIFEKVLSVIKDLVADNGTDAVSLLKADHRKVEGLFKEYEKSEDNDDKRAILQQIIKELTVHTTVEESKVYPILEHKDVEGSNEAYEEHHLVKVILDELVNMDVASPLTDAKVKALSELVKHHVQEEELELLPELQSMDIDLEELASVIVEEKGRLGAQGKDSPARKDVSTKNLKKVGAANAVSAASISKSKSKKAPAKKAPAKSPVAKAKAIAKEVTSKAKAVTKKPVAKAKAIAKKAVSEVKSVAKEAKDKLSGKKAAAKSVAKKPAAKKPVVKKAVAKKTVTKKTAAKPVAKKPVAKKAAVKPVAKKAAAKTVVKKSAAKKPVAKKAATKPTPITKKAVAKKPLARKKAS; encoded by the coding sequence ATGGATCAGCCAATTTTTGAAAAGGTTTTGAGTGTAATTAAAGATTTGGTTGCAGACAATGGCACTGATGCTGTATCTCTGCTCAAAGCCGATCACCGAAAAGTAGAAGGGCTCTTTAAAGAGTACGAAAAAAGCGAAGATAATGACGATAAGCGCGCTATCTTGCAGCAAATCATCAAAGAACTGACTGTCCACACAACTGTGGAAGAGTCAAAAGTTTATCCCATCCTTGAGCATAAAGATGTGGAAGGCAGCAATGAAGCCTACGAAGAGCATCATCTGGTCAAGGTCATACTTGATGAGCTAGTCAATATGGATGTAGCAAGTCCACTCACAGATGCCAAAGTAAAGGCACTCAGTGAACTAGTCAAACATCATGTCCAGGAAGAAGAACTTGAACTGTTGCCAGAGTTGCAGAGTATGGATATCGATCTCGAAGAATTAGCTAGCGTCATCGTTGAAGAGAAAGGGCGTCTTGGAGCTCAAGGTAAGGACTCTCCAGCGCGCAAAGATGTAAGCACTAAAAACCTGAAAAAAGTGGGTGCGGCTAACGCTGTATCTGCTGCCAGTATCAGTAAGTCAAAGTCCAAAAAAGCTCCGGCTAAAAAGGCGCCGGCTAAGTCCCCTGTTGCTAAGGCCAAAGCCATAGCAAAAGAAGTCACAAGTAAGGCTAAGGCCGTCACCAAAAAACCAGTGGCAAAGGCTAAAGCAATCGCCAAAAAGGCAGTGAGCGAGGTCAAATCTGTAGCCAAGGAAGCTAAAGACAAACTCTCTGGCAAAAAGGCGGCGGCTAAATCAGTGGCTAAAAAGCCCGCAGCTAAAAAGCCAGTGGTCAAAAAGGCTGTTGCCAAAAAGACTGTAACTAAAAAGACTGCAGCTAAGCCGGTCGCTAAAAAGCCCGTAGCTAAAAAAGCAGCAGTTAAGCCAGTCGCCAAAAAGGCTGCGGCCAAGACTGTAGTCAAAAAGAGTGCTGCCAAAAAGCCGGTCGCTAAAAAAGCGGCCACTAAGCCCACCCCAATCACCAAAAAGGCAGTAGCCAAAAAGCCTCTGGCACGCAAAAAAGCTAGCTAA